From a region of the Tateyamaria omphalii genome:
- a CDS encoding trypsin-like serine peptidase → MRRWMALSVLALVITTAAVAQDGRLRSLNSGADAAGWEAVGRLNIGGTGFCTGALIAPNLVLTAGHCLFDKTTGDRIDHTQVEFLAGWRNGRASAYRNVRRAVVHPDYSYAGHVKSDGVRNDLALLELEHPIRDGKILPFDTAARPPRGATVGVVSYATGRSEAPSLQELCRVLAQQDGLLVTSCTVEFGSSGAPIFVIDEGRAQIVSVVSAKAEVEGEAVSLGTSLGAPLARLQAELVAQRDDISPRISGGMRRDTGAKFIKP, encoded by the coding sequence ATGCGCCGATGGATGGCCCTTTCGGTATTGGCCCTGGTGATCACGACTGCGGCGGTGGCCCAGGATGGGCGGCTGCGCAGCCTCAATTCCGGCGCCGATGCGGCCGGATGGGAAGCGGTCGGGCGGCTGAACATCGGCGGCACGGGCTTTTGCACCGGTGCGCTGATCGCGCCCAATCTGGTGCTGACGGCGGGGCACTGCCTGTTTGACAAAACAACGGGCGACCGGATCGACCACACGCAGGTCGAGTTTCTGGCCGGGTGGCGCAATGGGCGCGCATCGGCCTATCGCAACGTGCGCCGCGCGGTGGTGCATCCGGATTACAGCTATGCGGGCCATGTGAAATCCGACGGCGTGCGCAATGATCTTGCGCTGCTTGAGCTTGAACACCCCATCCGCGATGGCAAGATCCTGCCCTTCGACACCGCCGCCCGCCCGCCACGCGGCGCAACGGTGGGGGTTGTCAGTTACGCGACAGGCCGGTCCGAGGCACCGTCGCTGCAAGAGCTGTGCCGCGTGTTGGCGCAACAGGACGGCCTGCTTGTCACCTCTTGCACGGTCGAGTTCGGCAGTTCCGGCGCCCCGATCTTTGTCATCGACGAGGGCCGCGCACAGATCGTGTCGGTCGTGTCGGCCAAGGCCGAGGTCGAGGGCGAGGCCGTGTCGCTGGGCACCTCACTTGGCGCGCCGCTGGCCCGGTTGCAGGCGGAACTTGTCGCACAGCGCGATGACATCAGCCCGCGCATCTCGGGCGGGATGCGCCGCGACACCGGCGCGAAGTTCATCAAACCATGA
- the glcF gene encoding glycolate oxidase subunit GlcF — MQTTFTPEQLTDPKIERSNEILRNCVHCGFCTATCPTYQVLGDELDSPRGRIYLIKDMLENDRDPDEKVVKHIDRCLSCLACMTTCPSGVHYMHLVDHAREYIENRYKRPFTDRALRWVLARILPYPMRFRVALLGAKIGRPFARLMPDARLRAMLEMAPDHIPPVSRNDDPQSFAPEAPTKMRVALMTGCAQRALNTDINDATIRLLTRLGCEVVVAEGAGCCGALTHHMGKADESHATAAKNINAWAKEMDGEGLDAIVINTSGCGTTVKDYGHMFRNHALAEDAARVAGIAMDVSEVLMKLDLPEGAPQDMTIAYHAACSLQHGQQIKTYPKDLLKHAGFTVVEPADSHLCCGSAGTYNLMQPEISQQLKERKVRTLEAKNPDIIAAGNIGCMMQIGSAAGVPVVHTVELLDWATGGPHPPALDRHPNDVPILR, encoded by the coding sequence ATGCAGACCACCTTCACTCCAGAACAGCTGACCGACCCGAAGATCGAACGGTCGAACGAGATCTTGCGCAACTGCGTGCATTGCGGGTTTTGCACGGCCACGTGCCCGACCTATCAGGTGCTGGGCGATGAATTGGACAGCCCGCGGGGCCGCATCTACCTGATCAAGGATATGCTGGAGAATGACCGCGACCCGGATGAGAAGGTGGTCAAGCATATCGACCGGTGCCTGTCCTGCCTGGCGTGCATGACGACTTGCCCTTCGGGCGTGCACTACATGCACCTTGTGGACCATGCACGGGAATACATCGAAAACCGCTACAAACGCCCGTTCACGGACCGGGCGTTGCGCTGGGTGCTGGCGCGCATCCTGCCCTATCCGATGCGGTTTCGCGTGGCGCTTCTGGGCGCCAAGATCGGGCGGCCCTTTGCGCGACTGATGCCCGACGCCCGCCTGCGTGCCATGCTTGAGATGGCGCCGGACCACATCCCGCCTGTCAGCCGCAATGACGATCCGCAGAGCTTTGCGCCCGAGGCGCCGACGAAAATGCGTGTCGCCTTGATGACCGGCTGCGCGCAACGGGCGCTGAACACCGACATCAACGATGCCACCATCCGCCTGCTCACTCGGCTGGGATGCGAGGTTGTGGTGGCCGAGGGCGCGGGCTGCTGCGGGGCGCTGACCCACCACATGGGCAAGGCCGATGAAAGCCACGCCACAGCGGCCAAGAACATCAACGCCTGGGCCAAGGAGATGGACGGCGAGGGCCTCGACGCCATTGTCATCAACACCTCTGGCTGCGGCACGACGGTCAAGGATTACGGCCACATGTTTCGCAATCACGCGCTGGCCGAAGACGCCGCGCGCGTCGCAGGCATCGCCATGGACGTGAGCGAGGTGCTGATGAAGCTGGACCTGCCTGAAGGGGCGCCGCAAGACATGACCATCGCTTACCACGCGGCCTGCTCGCTACAGCATGGCCAACAGATCAAGACGTATCCCAAGGACCTGCTCAAACATGCAGGGTTCACCGTCGTCGAACCTGCCGACAGCCATTTGTGCTGCGGATCGGCCGGGACCTACAACCTGATGCAGCCCGAGATTTCGCAACAACTCAAGGAGCGCAAGGTGCGCACGCTTGAGGCCAAGAACCCCGACATCATCGCCGCTGGCAATATCGGCTGCATGATGCAGATCGGGTCGGCGGCTGGGGTGCCCGTCGTGCACACGGTCGAGCTGCTGGATTGGGCGACCGGAGGGCCGCATCCGCCCGCGCTGGACCGGCACCCAAATGATGTGCCGATTTTGCGCTAA
- the glcE gene encoding glycolate oxidase subunit GlcE, translating into MDMLGTEEAVAQAVAEAKGPLVVRGGGTRTVGRPVVGEVLDVSGLSGVTLYEPGALTLVAQAGTPVAEIEATLAAENQRLAFEPYDLAGLLGTSGASTIGGVIATNASGPRRIMAGAARDFALGVRFVDGVGKVVKNGGRVMKNVTGYDLVKLMSGSWGTLGVLTEVSLKVLPSVEAEVTLVIEGLDAEQAVKAMSRALGSPFEVSGAAWVQGQVWLRIEGFEGSVAYRAGQLKQLLAGFGDSAEVDADWTTVRDAVPLHGAEAVWRISVKPSDGPAVIAALPEDAHALMDWGGGLVWAGMSGGDVAATHAQVQAMVAGMGGHATLIKGPEAVRAAVPVFQPEAPGVAALTASLRQRFDPNGILNPGLMAA; encoded by the coding sequence ATGGACATGCTTGGAACAGAAGAGGCAGTTGCGCAGGCGGTGGCAGAGGCCAAGGGCCCCTTGGTTGTTCGCGGTGGCGGGACGCGCACCGTGGGCCGCCCCGTGGTGGGCGAGGTGCTGGACGTGTCGGGCCTGTCCGGTGTGACGCTCTATGAACCCGGCGCGTTGACCCTTGTGGCGCAGGCGGGCACGCCAGTGGCTGAGATTGAGGCGACGCTGGCCGCAGAGAACCAGCGCCTGGCCTTTGAACCCTATGATCTGGCCGGACTTCTGGGGACCAGCGGCGCCTCGACCATTGGCGGGGTGATTGCCACCAACGCCAGCGGGCCGCGCCGTATCATGGCGGGGGCGGCGCGGGACTTTGCGCTGGGCGTGCGTTTTGTCGATGGCGTGGGGAAGGTCGTCAAGAACGGGGGTCGGGTGATGAAGAACGTGACCGGTTATGATCTGGTCAAGCTGATGAGCGGGTCGTGGGGCACCTTGGGTGTGTTGACGGAGGTGAGTTTGAAGGTGTTGCCGTCGGTGGAGGCGGAGGTGACGCTGGTTATTGAAGGTCTGGATGCCGAACAGGCGGTCAAGGCGATGAGCCGTGCGCTTGGCTCACCATTCGAGGTGTCGGGTGCCGCTTGGGTGCAAGGTCAGGTCTGGTTGCGGATTGAGGGGTTTGAAGGCTCCGTTGCCTACCGCGCCGGGCAGTTGAAGCAGCTGCTGGCCGGGTTTGGCGACAGTGCCGAGGTTGATGCGGATTGGACGACCGTGCGCGATGCCGTGCCGCTCCATGGGGCGGAGGCCGTGTGGCGCATCTCGGTCAAGCCGAGTGACGGGCCTGCCGTGATTGCGGCCTTGCCCGAGGATGCCCATGCGCTGATGGACTGGGGCGGTGGCCTTGTCTGGGCCGGTATGTCCGGTGGCGATGTTGCTGCGACCCACGCACAGGTTCAGGCAATGGTGGCCGGGATGGGCGGCCATGCGACGCTGATCAAGGGGCCGGAGGCGGTGCGCGCCGCCGTTCCGGTGTTCCAGCCTGAGGCACCGGGTGTCGCAGCGCTGACCGCGTCCTTGCGGCAGCGCTTTGACCCCAATGGCATCCTCAACCCTGGACTGATGGCTGCCTGA
- a CDS encoding FAD-linked oxidase C-terminal domain-containing protein has product MEMPIPDSDVLARKARVVERLRGVLPGDAVIDDPAQTRAYECDALTAYRCPPMVAVLPATTAEVSDVLRICHDEGVPVVPRGSGTSLAGGALPTADCVILGVARMNDVIETDYDNRFIRVQTGRTNLSVTGAVEADGFFYAPDPSSQLACAIAGNIAMNSGGAHCLKYGVTTNNLLGVTMVQMDGTVVEIGGAHLDVGGLDLLGVICGSEGQLGVVTEATLRILHKPEGARPVLMGFDSAEVAGACVADIIKAGVLPVAIEFMDKMLIEVCEDFAKADYPKCSALLIVEVEGSDAEIDAQLALITDIAKRHNPVALRESASADESARIWAGRKAAFSAIGRISDYMCLDGTIPVSELPYVLRRIGEMSEKYGLPVGNVFHAGDGNMHPLICYDANKPGDLELCEEFGAEVLKLCVEVGGCLTGEHGVGIEKRDLMTHQYAPADLEAQMAVKDVFDDTWLLNPAKVFPLAVSEPRRGARLAAE; this is encoded by the coding sequence ATGGAAATGCCCATTCCCGATTCTGATGTGCTGGCGCGCAAGGCGCGTGTGGTCGAACGCTTGCGCGGTGTGCTGCCCGGCGATGCCGTCATCGACGACCCGGCACAGACGCGCGCCTATGAATGCGACGCCCTCACTGCCTATCGCTGCCCGCCGATGGTGGCGGTGTTGCCTGCGACCACAGCCGAAGTGTCGGACGTGTTGCGCATCTGTCATGACGAGGGCGTGCCGGTTGTCCCGCGCGGATCGGGCACGTCGCTGGCCGGGGGCGCCTTGCCCACCGCTGATTGCGTGATCCTGGGTGTGGCGCGCATGAATGACGTGATCGAAACGGATTATGACAACCGCTTTATTCGCGTGCAGACCGGGCGCACCAATCTGAGCGTGACGGGGGCGGTTGAGGCGGACGGGTTCTTTTACGCCCCGGACCCTTCTAGTCAGTTGGCCTGTGCCATTGCGGGCAACATCGCGATGAATTCGGGCGGGGCGCATTGCCTGAAATACGGTGTGACCACAAACAACCTGCTGGGCGTGACCATGGTCCAGATGGACGGCACGGTGGTCGAGATTGGCGGCGCGCATCTGGATGTCGGGGGCCTTGACCTGCTGGGTGTCATCTGCGGGTCCGAAGGGCAGTTGGGTGTCGTGACCGAGGCGACCCTGCGCATTCTGCATAAGCCCGAGGGCGCGCGGCCCGTACTGATGGGCTTTGACAGTGCCGAGGTGGCAGGCGCTTGCGTGGCCGACATCATCAAGGCGGGCGTGTTGCCCGTCGCCATCGAGTTCATGGACAAGATGCTGATCGAGGTGTGCGAGGATTTTGCCAAGGCCGACTATCCCAAATGCAGCGCGCTGCTGATTGTCGAGGTGGAAGGATCGGACGCGGAGATTGACGCGCAGCTTGCCCTGATCACCGACATCGCCAAGCGTCACAATCCGGTGGCCTTGCGCGAAAGTGCATCGGCGGATGAAAGCGCGCGGATCTGGGCCGGGCGCAAGGCGGCGTTTTCGGCCATCGGGCGCATCAGCGACTACATGTGTCTGGACGGGACGATCCCGGTGTCGGAACTGCCGTATGTCCTGCGCCGCATCGGCGAGATGTCGGAAAAATACGGCCTGCCCGTTGGCAACGTGTTCCATGCGGGCGATGGCAACATGCATCCGCTGATCTGCTATGACGCCAACAAGCCCGGTGATCTGGAGCTGTGCGAGGAATTCGGGGCCGAGGTGCTGAAGCTCTGTGTCGAGGTGGGCGGCTGTCTGACAGGCGAGCATGGCGTGGGCATCGAGAAGCGCGATCTGATGACACATCAATATGCGCCAGCCGATCTTGAGGCGCAGATGGCGGTCAAGGACGTGTTTGACGACACGTGGCTGTTGAACCCCGCAAAAGTGTTTCCGCTGGCGGTGTCAGAGCCGCGGCGTGGGGCGCGGTTGGCGGCGGAGTAG
- a CDS encoding DUF599 domain-containing protein: MTWLDRITLFTPLDFAAVGLLLLGWLVIGWRIEHPAAKHPSTSQIMAGFRREWMQQMITRQPRIFDAQIVASLRQGTAFFASTSMIAIGGTLALIGNAERLTGIANDLILTETPAFVWEIKMLMVVLFLTNAFLKFVWANRLFGYAAVVMAAVPNDTDDPVCTPRAAQAAEINITAARSFNRGLRSVYFALACIAWLAGPLTLIAATLFTLAVIWRREFASNSRTILLGTDT, translated from the coding sequence ATGACATGGCTTGACCGGATCACCCTTTTCACCCCGCTCGATTTCGCAGCTGTCGGCCTCTTGCTCCTGGGCTGGCTGGTGATCGGCTGGCGGATCGAACACCCCGCGGCCAAGCATCCCTCGACCTCGCAGATCATGGCCGGGTTCCGGCGCGAGTGGATGCAGCAGATGATCACGCGCCAGCCGCGCATCTTTGACGCCCAGATCGTGGCCAGCCTGCGGCAGGGCACGGCGTTCTTCGCCTCAACCTCCATGATTGCCATCGGCGGCACGCTCGCGCTGATCGGCAATGCGGAACGGCTGACCGGCATCGCAAACGATCTGATCTTGACGGAAACCCCCGCCTTCGTGTGGGAGATCAAGATGCTGATGGTCGTGCTGTTCCTGACGAACGCGTTTTTGAAATTCGTCTGGGCCAACCGGCTCTTCGGTTATGCCGCTGTGGTCATGGCCGCCGTGCCGAACGACACCGATGACCCGGTCTGCACCCCCCGCGCGGCGCAAGCGGCAGAGATCAACATCACCGCCGCCCGATCCTTCAACCGCGGCCTGCGGTCGGTCTATTTCGCCCTCGCCTGCATCGCCTGGCTTGCCGGCCCACTCACATTGATCGCCGCAACGCTGTTCACGCTGGCAGTGATCTGGCGGCGAGAATTCGCCTCAAACTCACGTACCATCCTGTTGGGCACAGACACGTGA
- the rlmH gene encoding 23S rRNA (pseudouridine(1915)-N(3))-methyltransferase RlmH, producing the protein MRVHICAVGRLRGGPESDLVSDYVTRFDRTGRALGLGPLAFTEIEDRKGGGMAAEAALLRRALPKGALICCLDERGKVEGSPAFARRLAGWRDAGRGDVAFVIGGADGIDPGLRAEADHLLSFGAMVWPHMLVRVMLAEQLYRAASILAGAPYHRV; encoded by the coding sequence ATGCGTGTGCATATCTGTGCGGTGGGCCGCCTGCGTGGCGGTCCAGAGAGCGATTTGGTGTCCGACTATGTCACCCGCTTTGACCGCACGGGCCGGGCGTTGGGCCTGGGGCCTCTGGCCTTTACCGAAATTGAGGACCGCAAGGGCGGCGGCATGGCTGCCGAGGCTGCCCTGCTGCGCCGTGCGCTGCCCAAGGGCGCGCTGATCTGTTGTCTGGACGAGCGGGGCAAGGTCGAAGGCTCGCCCGCCTTTGCCAGGCGGCTGGCCGGGTGGCGGGATGCGGGGCGCGGCGATGTCGCCTTTGTCATCGGGGGGGCGGATGGGATTGATCCTGGCCTGCGGGCGGAGGCGGATCATCTGTTGTCTTTCGGAGCGATGGTCTGGCCGCATATGTTGGTGCGGGTGATGCTGGCGGAGCAGCTCTATCGTGCTGCGTCGATCCTGGCGGGGGCGCCTTATCATCGGGTGTGA
- the rsfS gene encoding ribosome silencing factor: protein MLPLPYLGVAGFGGALTKEDDVLSFSAEAVQAADGAAAMMAAPKTQATSEGILAAVLSSLGDDKAEDIVQIDLRGKTAMGDHMVICSGRSSRQVAAISEKLVERLKATFGISTRIEGKDTGDWVLIDTGDVIVHVFRPEVREFYQLEKMWQPSAAAAN, encoded by the coding sequence TTGCTACCATTACCCTACCTTGGCGTCGCGGGTTTTGGCGGCGCGCTGACAAAGGAGGACGATGTCCTGTCATTCTCTGCTGAGGCGGTTCAAGCCGCTGATGGAGCCGCGGCCATGATGGCCGCCCCCAAAACGCAAGCCACAAGCGAGGGTATCCTTGCGGCTGTGCTGTCTTCCCTAGGTGACGACAAGGCCGAAGATATCGTGCAGATTGATCTGCGCGGCAAGACGGCCATGGGCGATCACATGGTGATCTGTTCGGGCCGGTCGTCGCGCCAGGTGGCTGCGATCTCGGAAAAGCTGGTGGAGCGGTTGAAGGCGACCTTCGGCATTTCGACCCGGATCGAGGGCAAGGATACCGGCGACTGGGTCCTGATCGACACGGGCGACGTGATCGTTCACGTGTTCCGCCCCGAGGTGCGCGAGTTCTATCAGCTGGAGAAGATGTGGCAGCCGAGCGCTGCCGCGGCCAACTGA
- a CDS encoding helix-turn-helix domain-containing protein, with product MGIIVRLDVMMALHKVKGRDLAAQIGITEQNLSLLKSGKVKGIRFETLAKLCAALECQPGDLLEAVPHDGAD from the coding sequence ATGGGAATCATCGTCCGCCTGGACGTGATGATGGCCCTGCACAAGGTGAAGGGCCGCGATCTGGCCGCCCAGATCGGGATCACGGAACAGAACCTGAGCCTGCTCAAATCAGGCAAGGTCAAGGGCATCCGGTTCGAAACACTGGCCAAGTTGTGCGCGGCGCTGGAATGTCAGCCGGGCGACCTGCTCGAAGCGGTGCCGCACGACGGCGCTGACTGA
- a CDS encoding FAD-binding oxidoreductase, protein MPHTLTLREVAPLTHDTNRYVFGRPANFDFEPGQAAELTICRDGWKDAPRPFTFTSLPDDDQLEFVIKVYPEKKGVTDELADIKPGTVFELDGPFGAIEDNGPGVFLAAGAGVTPFIAILRNRARQGALEGCHLIYSNTHAKDIILRDEWDGMKDLTVDHVLAEEKVDGLHHGHVDAAFLRQHVKDTGQMFYICGPQGYVDAMRDALGEIGVNSDNIVTEDGW, encoded by the coding sequence ATGCCACACACACTGACCCTGCGGGAAGTCGCGCCGCTGACCCATGACACCAACCGCTATGTCTTTGGCCGTCCGGCCAATTTCGATTTTGAACCCGGACAGGCGGCTGAACTGACCATCTGTCGTGACGGATGGAAGGACGCGCCGCGCCCCTTCACCTTTACCTCGCTGCCCGATGACGATCAGCTTGAGTTTGTCATCAAGGTCTATCCCGAAAAGAAGGGTGTGACCGACGAACTGGCCGACATCAAACCGGGCACCGTGTTTGAATTAGACGGGCCGTTCGGCGCGATCGAGGACAACGGGCCGGGCGTCTTTCTGGCCGCAGGCGCGGGGGTGACGCCGTTCATTGCGATCCTGCGCAACCGTGCGCGGCAGGGCGCTCTTGAAGGCTGCCATCTGATCTATTCCAACACCCACGCCAAGGATATCATCCTGCGCGATGAATGGGACGGGATGAAGGATCTGACCGTCGATCATGTGCTGGCGGAGGAGAAGGTCGATGGGCTTCATCACGGGCATGTCGATGCCGCGTTTCTGCGTCAGCATGTGAAGGACACCGGGCAGATGTTCTATATCTGCGGGCCGCAGGGCTATGTGGATGCGATGCGGGATGCGCTGGGCGAGATTGGTGTGAACAGTGACAACATCGTCACCGAAGACGGTTGGTGA
- a CDS encoding MBL fold metallo-hydrolase, which produces MIQIGEGAWQIPVMPRQSVNCYLLGDVLVDAGIRRSGHKLLAALRGKAVGGHVLTHAHPDHQGATAEVCRALNLPLMCHGAEREAAETGYVLGSFPNPTSLMARMQQRFFAGEGYPVARTLVEGDKVGGFEVVETPGHTAGHISFWRASDGVLIAGDAAVGMNLFTTVPRLGLPLDIATWDMEAARASIRKLAGLAPRRVAFGHGPAVDGARFVQFAATLT; this is translated from the coding sequence ATGATCCAGATCGGGGAAGGGGCGTGGCAGATCCCGGTGATGCCGCGCCAATCGGTCAATTGTTATCTGCTGGGGGACGTATTGGTAGATGCGGGCATCAGGCGGTCGGGGCACAAGTTGCTGGCGGCGCTGCGGGGCAAGGCGGTGGGGGGCCATGTGCTGACCCACGCGCACCCCGACCATCAGGGGGCCACGGCCGAGGTCTGCCGCGCGCTGAACCTGCCGCTGATGTGCCACGGGGCCGAGCGTGAGGCGGCCGAGACGGGCTATGTCCTGGGGTCCTTTCCCAACCCGACATCGTTGATGGCGCGGATGCAGCAACGGTTCTTTGCCGGTGAGGGGTACCCGGTGGCCCGCACGCTGGTCGAGGGCGACAAGGTGGGCGGGTTCGAGGTGGTCGAGACGCCGGGGCATACGGCGGGCCATATCTCGTTCTGGCGGGCGTCCGATGGCGTGCTGATTGCCGGGGACGCCGCCGTGGGCATGAACCTGTTCACGACCGTGCCCCGGCTGGGCCTGCCCTTGGACATCGCCACGTGGGACATGGAGGCCGCCCGCGCCTCGATCCGCAAGCTGGCTGGGTTGGCGCCACGCCGGGTCGCCTTTGGTCATGGGCCTGCGGTGGATGGGGCGCGCTTTGTTCAGTTTGCGGCGACGCTGACCTGA
- a CDS encoding mechanosensitive ion channel family protein, which produces MSNHTEGAGNGIADALNSAAEAATLGETQEGETLLEVVTSLGTLLLGQAETLLSSLLRPWVAYQLGIALVVFLAAALLRRVLGPRIREWMGTREGWPKWRMRVLVVAHQRLRAIFFVVLVWLVVWFMREVTWPSRSYVLGIIATLATAWLLVVFATRLIRSLFLRRMVRYGASIYVTLYILGVVDEAAELLDAAAVSFGEMRISALLIVQGVVIIGCLLALARFVTVTTSSRVQSNEDISPSMRVLIVKVVQIVFYAIAFYAGVRALGIDLTGLAVLSGAIGVGLGFGLQKVVSNLVSGVIILLDKSIKPGDVISLGDTFGWIQTLGARYASVVTRDGREYLIPNEDLITGQVVNWSHSNEFVRLDIYFGTSYGCDPHSVRKLAIEAAKSVERVLSSRPPVCHIVGFGDSSVDYILRFWITDPTGGLTNIRGNVYLALWDTFKENDISIPFPQREVRLLDRDGQQDDGT; this is translated from the coding sequence ATGAGCAACCACACCGAAGGCGCGGGCAACGGGATTGCGGATGCGCTGAATTCGGCGGCAGAGGCGGCGACGCTGGGCGAAACCCAGGAGGGCGAGACGCTGCTTGAGGTGGTCACGTCCCTGGGCACGCTGCTGCTGGGCCAGGCCGAGACGTTGCTGTCGTCGCTGTTGCGCCCGTGGGTGGCGTATCAGCTTGGCATTGCGCTGGTCGTTTTTCTGGCGGCTGCCCTGCTGCGCCGTGTGCTGGGCCCGCGCATCCGGGAGTGGATGGGCACCCGCGAAGGCTGGCCGAAATGGCGCATGCGTGTGCTGGTGGTGGCGCATCAGCGGTTGCGGGCGATTTTCTTTGTCGTGCTGGTGTGGCTGGTGGTCTGGTTCATGCGCGAGGTCACGTGGCCGTCGCGGTCCTATGTGCTGGGCATCATCGCGACCCTGGCCACGGCGTGGCTGCTGGTTGTCTTTGCCACGCGGCTGATCCGGTCGTTGTTCCTGCGCCGGATGGTGCGCTATGGCGCGTCGATCTACGTCACGCTCTATATTCTGGGCGTCGTGGACGAGGCGGCGGAGCTGCTGGACGCCGCGGCCGTCAGCTTTGGCGAGATGCGCATTTCCGCCCTGCTCATCGTGCAGGGCGTCGTCATCATCGGCTGCCTTTTGGCGCTGGCGCGCTTTGTCACCGTCACCACGTCGAGCCGGGTGCAGTCGAACGAGGATATCTCGCCCTCGATGCGGGTGCTGATCGTCAAGGTGGTGCAGATCGTGTTCTATGCCATTGCCTTTTACGCGGGCGTGCGGGCGCTGGGCATTGATCTGACGGGTCTGGCCGTGCTGTCGGGTGCCATTGGTGTGGGTCTCGGCTTTGGCTTGCAGAAGGTGGTGTCGAACCTTGTGTCGGGCGTGATTATCCTGCTCGACAAGTCTATCAAGCCGGGCGACGTGATTTCCCTGGGTGACACGTTCGGGTGGATTCAGACGCTGGGCGCGCGCTATGCCAGTGTGGTGACGCGGGACGGGCGCGAATACCTGATCCCGAACGAGGATCTGATCACCGGTCAGGTCGTGAACTGGTCACATTCGAACGAGTTTGTCCGCCTCGATATCTATTTCGGCACATCCTATGGCTGCGATCCGCATTCCGTGCGCAAGCTGGCCATTGAGGCCGCCAAGAGCGTTGAGCGGGTGCTGTCCAGCCGCCCGCCCGTCTGCCACATCGTGGGCTTCGGCGACAGTTCGGTGGACTACATCCTGCGCTTCTGGATCACCGACCCCACGGGCGGTCTGACGAATATTCGCGGCAACGTGTATCTGGCGTTGTGGGATACTTTTAAGGAAAACGACATCTCTATCCCCTTCCCGCAGCGCGAGGTGCGGTTGTTGGACAGGGACGGGCAACAGGACGACGGGACATGA